The genomic DNA AGGGCCTCGCCGGCTCCGGCCTCGATGGCCTCAAAGGTAGCTTCGTCGCGGGCCTGGTCGGTGGTGATGGTGACGGGCTGTTCGTGCTCAAAGAAGACAGTGTAGGCGGGAGAAAGCTTGCGCAGGCGCAGATGGTGGCTGATATCCTCGCCCATCAGTTCGTAGAAATGCTCAAAGACCCCGGGCATCAGGTACCATGACGGACCGGTATCAAAACGGAAGCCATTAGCCTCCAGCAGGCCGGCGCGGCCCCCGGGCGTCTTTCCCTGCTCGTATATATCAACCGAGAAGCCGGCTTTGGCCAACAGGGCAGCGGTGGCCAACCCGCCGATGCCGGCACCGATGATGGCTACGGAACGGACCTCGCCGCGCGTCATCGCCGCGGCTCCTTCAGTAGCGCCTGGGCCATCAAGGCGAGTTTGCGGCCCGGCTTGACGCGCAGGCGGGACTGCTTGATGACCTCGATCGGCGTACTATCAAGTTTGTGCAATAGCTCCAGATAGTACGTGGCGCTCAGCCCGACGGCGCGGCGGACAGTGCGGGGCAGGCGGCGCAGGGCCGGCACAGCTTCGGCAAAATCCTGGCGGATATCGTCGATGACGGCCAGCTTAGCCTCTTCGTCAAAGGTGGCCAGCGTATAGCCCGGGAAATAAAAACGGCCCAGGTCCTGGCTGTCGGCGGCCAGATCGCGCAGGAAATTAACCTTTTGAAAGGCAGCGCCAAGGCGGGCGGCACCGGGAGCCAGCTCGGCATACTGCTCCTTGTCGCCGCCGACGAATACCTTCAGGCACATCAGCCCGACGACTTCGGCCGATCCATGGATGTACTGCCGGTACAGCTTGTGGTCGTAGTGCTGTGGCGTCAGATCCATGCGCATGCTGGCAAAGAACGGTTTGATGAGGTCGCGGCCGATGCCGTATTCACGCGCCGTCAGCGCGAAGGCGTGGACGATGGGGTTGGTGCTGTAGCCGGACTTCAGAGCGGCGTACGTCTGCGTTTCCAGCTCGGTCAGCAGCCCGGGTGCATCGTCGCCCATGTAGGTATCGACCACTTCGTCAGCGATGCGCACCAGCCCGTAGACGTTGAAGATATGGCCGCGCATGCCGGCATCAAACAGGCGGCTGCTCAGGCCGAACGAGGTTGAATAGCGCAACATGGTGAGGCGGGCGATATCCTGTGACACCCGATCGTAAAGTTCCATCTAGTAGCTCCTCCGGGTACATCTGACAATCAGTTCTTCCAGCGGCGGCCGGATGGCTTCATCCATGGCGATGCCGCGCAGAATTTCTGCAGCCTGGCGGCCATGGTCGTCGGCAGCGGCTTCGGTCCGGGCGCGGGCGCCGCTGCGCTCCATGATGGTGCGTACCTGCCGAGCCTCCTCTTCGGTCAGATCCTGCTTGCCGTAGAGGGCATCGAACTGTTGCCGGTCTGCGGCCGGGCAGAGCTGGCGGGTCTGTGCCGCCAGGTAGGTGTGTTTGCCTTCGCGGATATCACCGACGGTTGACTTGCCGGTGTCGGCCTCGTTACCAAAGACGCCCAGCAGGTCGTCGGTCAATTGGAACGCGATACCCAGCAGCAGTCCGAACTGCCGCAGTTGCATGACGGCGGTCTCGTCGGCTCCGGCCAGGCGGGCGCCGACGGTCAATGGCGAGACGAATGAATAGCTGGCGGTCTTGTAGCGGTATATAGTCATGGGATCAGGGGCGCTATCATGCAGGAAAGAAGCTTCGGTATCGATCAGTTCACCGCCGGCCACGTTGAAGACGGCCTCGCCGAGCAGCCGCTGTGCCAGCAGGCGCTGCGCCTCGCTCACCTTGGCCTCGCCGGCCAGCAGATAGGCGCTGGAGAGGGCCAGGTCGCCCGCCAGGATGGCGGCACTATCGGCGTAATGCCGGCGGTTGGCCTCATCGGGCACAAAGGCAGCGTAGCGACTGAGATAGCTGCCGGAAACGTTCGGCCGGCCGTGGCGTATGTCGTCCCGGTCGATGACGTCGTCGTGTATCAACATAGAGATG from Candidatus Saccharibacteria bacterium includes the following:
- a CDS encoding polyprenyl synthetase family protein, with translation MAISTQARTQPIGLPETQAAVASTLQAFFDCHIAQAAQIDPAYQALWQTLEKVSFDGGKRMRPYLMLLAFQAFNPGTVRPIIPIAASLELLHISMLIHDDVIDRDDIRHGRPNVSGSYLSRYAAFVPDEANRRHYADSAAILAGDLALSSAYLLAGEAKVSEAQRLLAQRLLGEAVFNVAGGELIDTEASFLHDSAPDPMTIYRYKTASYSFVSPLTVGARLAGADETAVMQLRQFGLLLGIAFQLTDDLLGVFGNEADTGKSTVGDIREGKHTYLAAQTRQLCPAADRQQFDALYGKQDLTEEEARQVRTIMERSGARARTEAAADDHGRQAAEILRGIAMDEAIRPPLEELIVRCTRRSY
- a CDS encoding phytoene/squalene synthase family protein, with the translated sequence MELYDRVSQDIARLTMLRYSTSFGLSSRLFDAGMRGHIFNVYGLVRIADEVVDTYMGDDAPGLLTELETQTYAALKSGYSTNPIVHAFALTAREYGIGRDLIKPFFASMRMDLTPQHYDHKLYRQYIHGSAEVVGLMCLKVFVGGDKEQYAELAPGAARLGAAFQKVNFLRDLAADSQDLGRFYFPGYTLATFDEEAKLAVIDDIRQDFAEAVPALRRLPRTVRRAVGLSATYYLELLHKLDSTPIEVIKQSRLRVKPGRKLALMAQALLKEPRR